The Halogranum gelatinilyticum genome includes a window with the following:
- a CDS encoding glutaredoxin family protein, with amino-acid sequence MSITLYALDGCPFCEKVHDALEDNGIEYETVWVEALHSKRDEVKRVSGQRGVPVLIDDERGVTMAESEKILEYVDASLA; translated from the coding sequence ATGTCGATTACGCTCTACGCGCTCGACGGCTGTCCCTTCTGTGAGAAGGTGCACGACGCCCTCGAAGACAACGGAATCGAGTACGAGACCGTCTGGGTCGAGGCGTTGCACTCGAAGCGCGACGAGGTCAAGCGAGTCAGCGGCCAGCGCGGCGTGCCCGTCCTCATCGACGACGAGCGAGGCGTGACCATGGCCGAGAGCGAGAAGATCCTCGAATACGTCGACGCGAGCCTCGCATGA
- the gcvPB gene encoding aminomethyl-transferring glycine dehydrogenase subunit GcvPB, giving the protein MYDQARFTQNGEYEPLLSEKDSTAVDVGGDDSPLPDDLTRDSVELPELSEPELARHYTRLSQMNYGVETGPYPLGSCTMKYNPKFTEDVAADPNAAVHPDRSERSTQGTLKMLYNLQDYLGRIGGMDAVTLQPPAGAAGEFTGILVAKAYHEANGNDRSEVVIPASAHGTNFATAAMAGYDVVELPSGEDGRVDLDALEAAVSEDTAALMLTNPNTVGLFERDITEIAEMVHDVGGLLYYDGANLNALLGRARPGDMGFDIMHYNVHKTFATPHGGGGPGAGPVGVVDELAEFLPSPQVRRNDGGFELFDPERSIGKVHGFYGNWLVLVKAYAYIARLGDEGLADASAKAVLNANYLGSQIEYDIPYGPYHHEFAATAGDQDAADVAKRMLDYGVHPPTTKWPEMVPEAMLTEPTEVENRETLDDLAAAFNAAHGEDDDTLANAPNKTAARRIDQVGAARNPRLSWHALDDD; this is encoded by the coding sequence ATGTACGACCAAGCACGATTCACCCAGAACGGGGAGTACGAACCGCTCCTCTCGGAGAAGGACAGCACAGCGGTCGATGTCGGCGGCGACGACTCGCCGCTCCCCGACGATCTGACCCGCGACTCGGTCGAACTGCCGGAACTCTCGGAGCCGGAGCTCGCACGCCACTACACGCGGCTCTCGCAGATGAACTACGGCGTCGAGACGGGACCGTATCCCCTCGGAAGCTGTACGATGAAGTACAATCCGAAGTTCACCGAGGACGTCGCCGCGGACCCGAACGCCGCCGTCCACCCCGACCGCTCGGAGCGGTCGACGCAGGGCACGTTGAAGATGCTCTACAACCTGCAGGACTATCTCGGTCGCATCGGTGGGATGGACGCGGTGACGCTCCAGCCCCCCGCGGGCGCGGCCGGTGAGTTCACGGGCATCCTCGTCGCGAAGGCCTACCACGAGGCCAACGGTAACGACCGTAGCGAGGTGGTCATCCCGGCCAGTGCCCACGGCACCAACTTCGCCACCGCGGCGATGGCCGGCTACGACGTGGTCGAACTCCCTTCGGGTGAGGACGGCCGCGTCGACCTCGACGCGCTCGAAGCCGCCGTCAGCGAGGACACTGCCGCGCTCATGCTGACCAATCCGAACACGGTCGGCCTGTTCGAGCGCGACATCACCGAGATCGCCGAGATGGTCCACGACGTCGGCGGGCTGCTCTACTACGACGGCGCGAACCTCAACGCGCTCTTGGGCCGTGCCCGCCCCGGCGACATGGGCTTCGACATCATGCACTACAACGTCCACAAGACGTTCGCCACCCCGCACGGCGGCGGTGGTCCCGGTGCCGGCCCGGTCGGTGTCGTCGACGAACTCGCCGAGTTCCTGCCGAGTCCGCAGGTCCGGCGAAACGACGGCGGGTTCGAGCTGTTCGACCCCGAGCGTTCGATTGGAAAGGTCCACGGCTTCTACGGCAACTGGCTCGTGCTCGTGAAGGCCTACGCGTACATCGCCCGCCTCGGTGACGAAGGCCTCGCCGACGCCAGCGCGAAGGCCGTCCTCAACGCCAACTACCTCGGCTCGCAGATCGAGTACGACATTCCCTACGGTCCGTACCACCACGAGTTCGCCGCCACGGCAGGTGACCAGGACGCCGCCGACGTCGCGAAGCGGATGCTAGACTACGGCGTCCACCCGCCGACGACGAAGTGGCCCGAGATGGTTCCCGAGGCGATGCTCACCGAGCCAACCGAAGTCGAGAACCGCGAGACGCTCGACGACCTGGCCGCGGCGTTCAACGCCGCCCACGGCGAGGACGACGACACCCTCGCGAACGCGCCGAACAAGACGGCCGCGCGTCGCATCGACCAAGTGGGTGCCGCGCGCAACCCACGGCTCTCGTGGCACGCGCTCGACGACGACTGA
- a CDS encoding aldehyde ferredoxin oxidoreductase family protein produces the protein MAEGSVLRVNLSTRTVARERVPERWLRDYLGGKGLGARYLYEDVPAGTDPLGPDNLLAFLLGPLSGELPGETRYAAVTKSPLTGGFLDSYSGGQFPRRLAGSLDGALGILVEGATDEPVVLVVDEGDARIEPAADVWGRDTVETADAFPEAGVACIGPAGEQLVEYATVASDRGDHHAGRGGAGAVMGSKGLKAVVARGDSPEPSPVFADLRARDGGTYADGDTGRWLAAGETLESVDFANEVGLLATEGWQGGQFDGAGRIGIEAARDVAVGRENPDDAVPGGFRVRTDDGESVPRGAVPMTLGAGLGIDDFDVVATLGATCDRLGLDVISAGNAVAWAVRATAEGRVATGDDGEALAFGDGDRARRLLGRIARREGALGDALADGVDAAAERFGGDYIPTVKSMAVPSYDPRGAVAMALAYATSDRGGCHRRARPVEREAFARDDWDTEDRVRAVITAQTTRSVLWSLVADDFAGEPLWTDFGREWLAAAGREYSRDELRDTGRRIWTLIRLFNVREGFTREDDALPATFRQPLPDGPAAGHRIDPERFEDLLDAYYAARGWDGDGLPTVATVDRLGLADVVDSETPLATESHEQDSSRPR, from the coding sequence ATGGCAGAAGGGTCGGTTCTCCGCGTAAACCTCTCGACGCGGACGGTCGCGCGCGAGCGAGTTCCCGAGCGGTGGCTCCGCGACTATCTCGGTGGCAAGGGTCTCGGCGCGCGCTATCTCTACGAGGACGTCCCCGCCGGGACCGACCCCCTCGGTCCGGACAACCTGCTCGCCTTTCTCCTCGGTCCGCTCTCCGGCGAGCTTCCCGGCGAGACACGCTATGCGGCCGTCACGAAGTCGCCGCTGACGGGTGGGTTTCTCGACTCCTACAGCGGCGGCCAGTTCCCCCGACGGCTCGCGGGCTCGCTCGACGGCGCGCTCGGAATCCTCGTCGAGGGAGCGACCGACGAGCCGGTCGTCCTCGTCGTCGACGAGGGGGACGCCCGCATCGAGCCTGCGGCCGACGTCTGGGGCCGCGACACCGTCGAGACGGCCGACGCCTTCCCCGAGGCGGGCGTCGCGTGCATCGGTCCCGCGGGCGAACAGCTCGTGGAGTACGCGACGGTCGCCTCGGACCGCGGCGACCACCACGCTGGCCGCGGCGGGGCGGGTGCGGTCATGGGTTCGAAGGGGCTGAAGGCGGTCGTCGCTCGCGGTGACTCCCCCGAGCCGTCACCCGTCTTTGCCGACCTCCGCGCTCGCGACGGCGGGACCTACGCCGACGGCGACACCGGCCGCTGGCTGGCCGCTGGCGAGACACTGGAATCCGTCGACTTCGCCAACGAGGTCGGTCTCCTCGCCACGGAGGGCTGGCAGGGTGGCCAGTTCGACGGCGCGGGCAGAATCGGAATCGAGGCCGCCCGCGACGTCGCCGTCGGCCGCGAGAACCCCGACGACGCGGTTCCCGGTGGCTTCCGCGTCCGAACCGACGATGGCGAGAGCGTCCCGCGCGGGGCCGTCCCGATGACGCTCGGCGCGGGGCTGGGTATCGACGACTTCGACGTCGTGGCGACGCTCGGCGCGACCTGCGACCGGCTCGGACTCGACGTCATCAGCGCGGGCAACGCCGTCGCGTGGGCGGTTCGGGCGACCGCCGAGGGGCGGGTCGCCACCGGCGACGACGGCGAGGCCCTCGCGTTCGGCGACGGCGACCGCGCTCGCCGACTGCTCGGCCGTATCGCCCGACGTGAGGGCGCGCTCGGCGACGCACTGGCCGACGGGGTCGACGCCGCCGCCGAGCGGTTCGGCGGCGACTACATCCCGACGGTGAAATCGATGGCCGTCCCCTCCTACGACCCCCGCGGGGCCGTGGCGATGGCACTGGCCTACGCGACGAGCGACCGCGGCGGCTGTCACCGTCGCGCCCGGCCCGTCGAGCGAGAGGCGTTCGCCCGCGACGACTGGGACACCGAAGACCGCGTCCGCGCGGTCATCACCGCCCAGACGACCCGGTCGGTCCTCTGGAGTCTCGTCGCCGACGACTTCGCCGGCGAACCGCTCTGGACGGATTTCGGCCGCGAGTGGCTCGCCGCCGCCGGGAGGGAGTACAGCCGCGACGAACTGCGCGACACCGGCCGTCGGATCTGGACCCTGATTCGGCTGTTCAACGTCCGCGAAGGCTTCACTCGCGAGGACGACGCACTGCCCGCGACCTTCCGGCAGCCGCTCCCCGACGGGCCCGCCGCGGGCCACCGTATCGACCCCGAGCGGTTCGAGGACCTCCTCGACGCCTACTACGCCGCCCGCGGCTGGGACGGTGATGGGCTGCCGACCGTGGCGACCGTCGACCGTCTCGGTCTCGCCGACGTCGTCGACAGCGAGACGCCACTGGCGACCGAATCGCACGAGCAGGACTCCAGTCGGCCCCGTTGA
- a CDS encoding HAD family hydrolase produces MTVFDAVLFDLDGTLCQHEQDAETIYFGSFERAGIDPFGEPSDLWNALDGSPPADEERHAEHLAAGFTKVAAQYGRQRVDAAALADGFLSTVDFSRVGFRPGAADALERARDEGAVGLVTNGPEYRQSVKLEALGLADAFDTVVFAGDMARRKPHADPFDRAVADLGVDAAGSLYVGDSLEHDVAGAQGAGLDVAWCPRDGETDPGEYRPEYVLASLADFGSVFGGQ; encoded by the coding sequence GTGACCGTCTTCGACGCCGTCCTGTTCGACCTCGATGGCACCCTCTGTCAGCACGAACAGGACGCCGAGACCATCTACTTCGGCTCGTTCGAGCGGGCCGGTATCGACCCCTTCGGCGAGCCGAGCGACCTCTGGAACGCCCTCGACGGCTCCCCTCCGGCCGACGAGGAGCGACACGCCGAGCATCTGGCCGCGGGGTTCACCAAGGTCGCCGCGCAGTACGGCCGCCAGCGTGTCGACGCCGCCGCCCTCGCAGACGGCTTCCTGTCGACCGTCGACTTCTCGCGGGTTGGGTTCCGCCCCGGCGCGGCCGACGCCCTCGAACGCGCTCGCGACGAGGGAGCCGTCGGTCTCGTGACCAACGGTCCCGAATACCGCCAGTCGGTGAAACTCGAGGCGCTCGGTCTCGCCGACGCCTTCGACACCGTCGTCTTTGCGGGCGACATGGCGCGGCGAAAGCCGCACGCGGACCCGTTCGACCGCGCCGTCGCCGACCTCGGCGTCGACGCCGCCGGGTCGCTGTACGTCGGCGACTCGTTGGAACACGACGTCGCCGGAGCACAGGGCGCGGGTCTCGACGTCGCCTGGTGTCCCCGTGACGGCGAGACCGACCCCGGCGAGTACCGCCCGGAGTACGTCCTGGCGTCGCTCGCGGACTTCGGCTCGGTCTTCGGAGGCCAGTGA
- the gcvPA gene encoding aminomethyl-transferring glycine dehydrogenase subunit GcvPA codes for MTRHERGSPYAPHTSEETAAMLDAIGVDSEEALFDIPDDVAFTGEFGIESRGERELCGELSRLFAKNDDLTEFLGRGHYSHYVPSIVDHLSLRSEFLTSYTQYQPEITQGFLQVLFEYQSMLVELTGLPIANCSMYDAATGLAEAARLANRVRRTSGSTVLVPEYLRAGKRGVLENYVDGTDLAVESYPMADGNVDLEALTDLVGDDTVFVYAENPTVRGTIEEGLKEIGELAHDNDALFCLGSDVVALSLLQEPASVGADVVVGEAGALGMPASYGMGLGLFATKEEFLRQVPGRLVGVSEDMSDRRAYTLTLQTREQHIRKERATSNICTNQAWVALRAAIHAASLGPNGLVDLAEDCVRDAQTLAARLDEVSGVQAPVHDRHHFREFVAHTDQPAAAVAEDLEAEGFAVHVVGEHEIQLCVTEVNRDRIDTLVAAMEEVA; via the coding sequence ATGACGCGCCACGAACGGGGCAGCCCGTACGCGCCCCACACATCCGAGGAGACGGCCGCCATGCTCGACGCTATCGGCGTCGACAGCGAGGAAGCGCTGTTCGACATCCCCGACGACGTCGCGTTCACCGGCGAGTTCGGTATCGAATCGCGCGGCGAGCGCGAACTCTGCGGCGAACTGTCGCGGCTGTTCGCGAAGAACGACGACCTGACGGAGTTCCTCGGCCGCGGCCACTACAGTCACTACGTCCCGTCCATCGTCGACCATCTGTCGTTGCGATCCGAATTCCTCACGAGCTACACGCAGTACCAGCCCGAGATCACCCAGGGCTTCCTGCAGGTGCTCTTTGAGTACCAGTCGATGCTGGTCGAACTCACTGGCTTACCCATTGCTAACTGTTCGATGTACGACGCGGCGACGGGGCTCGCCGAGGCGGCACGCCTCGCCAACCGTGTCCGGCGGACCTCGGGGTCGACCGTCCTCGTGCCCGAGTATCTCCGCGCGGGCAAGCGCGGCGTCTTGGAGAACTACGTCGACGGGACGGACCTGGCGGTCGAGAGCTACCCGATGGCTGACGGCAACGTCGACCTTGAGGCTCTCACGGACCTCGTCGGCGACGACACCGTGTTCGTCTACGCCGAGAACCCGACGGTTCGGGGGACCATCGAGGAAGGGCTGAAAGAGATCGGCGAGCTCGCCCACGACAACGACGCGCTGTTCTGTCTCGGCTCGGACGTCGTCGCCCTCTCGCTCCTGCAGGAACCCGCGAGCGTCGGTGCCGACGTCGTCGTCGGCGAGGCCGGCGCGCTCGGGATGCCCGCGAGCTACGGGATGGGGCTCGGTCTCTTCGCGACGAAAGAGGAGTTCCTCCGGCAGGTGCCGGGGCGGCTCGTCGGCGTCAGCGAGGACATGAGCGACCGCCGCGCCTACACGCTCACGCTCCAGACGCGCGAACAGCACATCCGCAAGGAGCGCGCGACGAGTAACATCTGTACGAACCAGGCGTGGGTCGCGCTGCGCGCCGCCATCCACGCGGCGTCGCTCGGCCCCAACGGACTGGTCGACCTCGCCGAGGACTGCGTCCGCGACGCGCAGACACTCGCCGCCCGCCTCGACGAGGTGTCGGGCGTGCAGGCACCGGTCCACGACCGACACCACTTCCGCGAGTTCGTCGCCCACACTGACCAGCCCGCGGCGGCCGTCGCCGAAGATCTGGAGGCGGAGGGCTTCGCCGTCCACGTCGTCGGCGAACACGAGATTCAGCTGTGTGTCACGGAGGTCAACAGAGACCGCATCGACACGCTCGTCGCGGCGATGGAGGAGGTGGCCTGA
- a CDS encoding DUF7553 family protein, whose amino-acid sequence MNRHFSDAWYYLKRAGSHLRAGISEELAPVADRARTAAGRETQPEPKRLEKVQKELRQAPSRGKHALKGAKGRIDEYRGTSPAE is encoded by the coding sequence ATGAACCGCCACTTTAGCGATGCATGGTACTACCTGAAGCGCGCCGGGTCGCATCTCCGGGCGGGCATCTCCGAGGAACTCGCGCCCGTCGCCGACCGCGCCCGCACGGCCGCCGGTCGCGAGACGCAGCCGGAGCCGAAGCGTCTGGAGAAAGTCCAGAAGGAACTCCGACAGGCTCCCAGCAGGGGGAAGCACGCACTGAAAGGTGCCAAGGGTCGCATCGACGAGTATCGCGGGACGTCGCCGGCGGAGTGA
- the gcvT gene encoding glycine cleavage system aminomethyltransferase GcvT, whose product MALRKPPLRAVHDGRGATFTEFGGWDMPVEFDSIKTEHAAVRDTAGIFDVSHMSEIRVSGPDATALMQRLTSNDVTRLDPGDSQYSTITDAEGTILDDTVVYRLPLDDEHAADDDPTYLFIPNAGHDAEMYDRWTSYRDEWELDADVANVTDEWAMFAVQGPDAPDLVGDAVGDASDDVLALSKFQATWADIEGARCLVARTGYTGEDGFEILCPWDAAEDVWSAFDCQPCGLGARDTLRIEMGYLLSGQDFDPEAEPRNPYEAGIAFTVKLDTEFVGRDALAEVKENGVEETFVGITLAERGIARHGYDLTNADGDVVGHVTSGTMSPTLGEPIALGYLPVEYAEPGTDVNVVVRGREKRANVTETPFLNQ is encoded by the coding sequence ATGGCCCTTCGGAAGCCGCCGTTGCGAGCAGTACACGACGGTCGCGGGGCGACGTTCACCGAGTTCGGTGGGTGGGATATGCCGGTGGAGTTCGACTCCATCAAGACTGAACACGCCGCGGTCCGCGATACCGCGGGCATCTTCGACGTCTCGCACATGAGCGAGATTCGGGTGTCCGGGCCGGACGCGACCGCGCTGATGCAGCGGCTCACCTCGAACGACGTGACGCGACTCGACCCTGGCGACTCACAGTATTCGACCATCACGGACGCCGAGGGGACCATCCTCGACGACACGGTCGTCTACCGGCTGCCGCTCGACGACGAGCACGCAGCCGACGACGACCCGACCTACCTCTTCATCCCGAACGCCGGCCACGACGCCGAGATGTACGACCGGTGGACGAGTTACCGCGACGAGTGGGAACTCGACGCCGACGTCGCGAACGTCACCGACGAGTGGGCGATGTTTGCGGTGCAAGGCCCGGACGCCCCGGATCTCGTCGGCGACGCTGTCGGTGATGCCAGCGACGACGTGCTCGCGCTCTCGAAGTTCCAGGCCACCTGGGCCGACATCGAGGGGGCGCGCTGTCTCGTCGCCCGCACCGGTTACACCGGCGAGGACGGCTTCGAGATCCTCTGTCCGTGGGACGCCGCCGAGGACGTGTGGAGCGCGTTCGACTGCCAGCCCTGTGGGCTGGGCGCGCGCGACACGCTCCGTATCGAGATGGGTTACCTGCTCTCGGGACAGGACTTCGACCCCGAGGCGGAGCCCCGGAACCCCTACGAGGCGGGCATCGCGTTCACCGTCAAACTCGACACCGAGTTCGTCGGCCGCGACGCGCTGGCCGAAGTCAAGGAGAACGGCGTCGAGGAGACCTTCGTCGGCATCACACTGGCCGAACGCGGTATCGCCCGCCACGGCTACGACCTGACGAACGCAGACGGTGACGTGGTCGGCCACGTCACGAGCGGGACGATGAGTCCCACGCTGGGAGAGCCGATCGCGCTCGGCTATCTCCCAGTCGAGTACGCAGAGCCCGGAACCGACGTGAACGTCGTCGTCCGCGGCCGAGAAAAGCGCGCGAACGTAACCGAAACCCCCTTTCTGAACCAATGA
- a CDS encoding phosphotransferase family protein, which produces MADGADATTEREIVAQTFPERAVTSVRTVQRGNHKQTAVVEFAEAASVVVQWSTRPAALRTEFTLAAAVRERTSLPVPAVLAAGELDGVGYVVCEHAEGVDLHEEFAGLAPEHQHGLARRFGRCLAELHEAFRFEGYGRVHVADDEGTGTVATVDVSGDQPLRAVGSTDWEAWFSTYAREGLAALPAVFDEERAAIKEVLATADLPTVPTPRLYPWDLRPGNALVADGELTAVLDWGDPLAADAGLSLAKAEYVVCDWYVEDGAALRAALHEGYESIRPVPTVPLAYRLVAVARSAVDSRGVVTRPGFPEREGDAAVAFHKARLGELLAECSE; this is translated from the coding sequence ATGGCTGACGGCGCGGACGCGACCACCGAACGCGAGATCGTCGCCCAGACGTTCCCCGAGCGAGCCGTCACGTCGGTGCGAACGGTCCAGCGGGGCAACCACAAGCAGACGGCCGTCGTCGAGTTCGCCGAGGCAGCGAGCGTCGTCGTCCAGTGGTCGACGCGTCCGGCGGCACTCCGAACGGAGTTCACGCTCGCCGCCGCGGTCCGCGAGCGGACCTCGCTGCCGGTCCCGGCCGTATTGGCCGCGGGCGAACTCGACGGCGTCGGCTACGTCGTCTGCGAACACGCCGAGGGTGTTGACCTTCACGAGGAGTTCGCCGGACTGGCTCCCGAGCACCAGCATGGACTCGCACGCCGGTTCGGCCGCTGCCTCGCGGAACTCCACGAGGCGTTCCGGTTCGAGGGATACGGACGCGTTCACGTCGCCGACGACGAGGGCACTGGCACCGTCGCTACGGTCGACGTCTCGGGGGACCAGCCGCTCAGAGCCGTCGGCTCGACCGACTGGGAAGCGTGGTTCTCCACGTACGCACGCGAGGGTCTCGCCGCGCTCCCGGCGGTGTTCGACGAGGAGCGCGCAGCGATTAAAGAGGTGCTTGCGACGGCCGATCTCCCGACGGTCCCGACGCCGCGGCTGTATCCGTGGGATCTCCGGCCGGGGAACGCGCTCGTCGCCGACGGCGAGCTGACCGCAGTCCTCGACTGGGGCGACCCGCTCGCGGCCGACGCCGGACTCTCACTCGCGAAGGCCGAGTACGTCGTCTGCGACTGGTACGTCGAGGACGGCGCGGCACTCCGGGCAGCACTACACGAAGGCTACGAGTCGATCCGACCGGTGCCGACGGTGCCGCTGGCGTACCGGCTCGTCGCCGTCGCGCGCTCGGCCGTCGACTCGCGGGGCGTCGTAACCCGGCCGGGATTCCCCGAGCGCGAGGGGGACGCCGCCGTCGCGTTCCACAAGGCACGACTGGGCGAGTTGCTGGCCGAGTGCTCGGAGTGA
- a CDS encoding DUF7838 family putative zinc beta-ribbon protein: protein MSLEMEHSCPECGEATEFYRAASTTVHLGEKTKWRCTECDYGFVLINDEVDSSA, encoded by the coding sequence ATGAGCCTGGAAATGGAACACAGCTGTCCCGAGTGTGGTGAGGCCACGGAGTTCTACCGCGCAGCGAGCACGACGGTCCACCTCGGCGAGAAGACGAAGTGGCGGTGCACCGAGTGCGACTACGGGTTCGTTCTCATCAACGACGAAGTCGACAGCTCGGCGTAA
- the gcvH gene encoding glycine cleavage system protein GcvH → MSFDVPDDLRYLESHEWTSTDDTVKIGITDFAQDELGDVVFVELPGEGDEVTKDEEFGVVESIKAVSDLYSPVSGEVVGVNETLFDQPELVNEDPFGEGWMLEVEPSDRGEFDDLLSPEEYRDQIE, encoded by the coding sequence ATGAGCTTCGACGTACCTGACGACCTCCGGTATCTGGAATCGCACGAGTGGACGAGCACCGACGACACGGTCAAGATCGGCATCACCGACTTCGCCCAGGACGAACTGGGTGACGTCGTCTTCGTCGAACTGCCCGGCGAGGGCGACGAGGTGACGAAGGACGAGGAGTTCGGCGTCGTCGAGTCCATCAAGGCCGTCTCTGACCTCTACTCGCCGGTCTCCGGCGAGGTCGTCGGCGTCAACGAGACGCTGTTCGACCAGCCGGAACTCGTCAACGAGGACCCCTTCGGCGAGGGCTGGATGCTCGAAGTCGAGCCGAGTGACCGCGGAGAGTTCGACGACCTGCTCTCTCCCGAGGAGTACCGCGACCAGATCGAATGA
- a CDS encoding cob(I)yrinic acid a,c-diamide adenosyltransferase — protein sequence MKIYTGRGDEGLTDLRDMTRVSKTSSRIEAYGTVDEVNALVGTVRPTGYDDIDEKLVGVQNRLHIIQADFANPNPEKDDPQITAEHVEELEDWIDEADEELDPLRSFILPGGSEAGAKLHHARAVSRRAERRAVGLAADEAVNEHAITYLNRLSDALFTFARLVNKRDGEREDTPSY from the coding sequence ATGAAGATCTACACCGGCCGGGGCGACGAGGGACTGACCGACCTCCGCGACATGACCCGCGTCTCGAAGACCAGCTCGCGTATCGAAGCCTACGGCACCGTCGACGAGGTGAACGCGCTCGTCGGGACGGTCCGGCCGACCGGCTACGACGACATCGACGAGAAGCTCGTCGGCGTCCAGAACCGCCTACACATCATCCAGGCGGACTTCGCGAACCCGAACCCCGAGAAGGACGATCCGCAGATAACGGCGGAACACGTCGAGGAGTTAGAGGACTGGATCGACGAGGCCGACGAGGAACTCGACCCGTTGCGGTCGTTCATCCTCCCCGGCGGCAGCGAGGCGGGGGCGAAGCTCCACCACGCACGGGCGGTGTCGCGCCGCGCCGAGCGTCGGGCGGTCGGTCTCGCCGCCGACGAGGCGGTCAACGAACACGCCATCACCTACCTCAACCGGCTCTCGGACGCCCTGTTCACCTTCGCGCGACTCGTCAACAAGCGCGACGGCGAGCGCGAGGACACGCCGAGCTACTGA
- a CDS encoding zinc-dependent alcohol dehydrogenase family protein: protein MRAAVYHGPEDIRVESVSKPELSSPDDAIVRVTHTAICGSDLWFYRGDSDREAPSGVGHEPMGIVEEVGEDVRSVEPGDRVFAPFVISCGSCEFCRKGLHTSCVNGDSWGGDNGGCQGEYIRCTQADGTLVRVPDRYADDEEVLQALLPLTDVMGTGHHAAINAGVEAGSTCAVVGDGAVGLCGVLAARRLGAERIIALGHHEDRLEIAEEFGATDLVTERGDAAIERVTELTNGGVNHVLECVGAASAMETAAGIARPGGTVGYVGVPHGLDGGLDVFSFFGKNVSLRGGVAPVRAYAEELMADVLQGTLDPSPVFTKTVDLDGVPEGYRAMDEREAVKVLVEL from the coding sequence ATGCGCGCAGCAGTCTATCACGGCCCGGAAGACATCCGTGTCGAGTCGGTCTCCAAACCCGAGTTGAGTTCGCCCGACGACGCCATCGTCCGTGTGACACACACCGCGATCTGTGGGTCTGATCTCTGGTTCTACCGCGGCGACAGCGACCGTGAGGCTCCCTCGGGCGTCGGCCACGAGCCGATGGGCATCGTCGAGGAGGTCGGCGAGGACGTCCGCTCGGTCGAACCCGGCGACCGCGTCTTCGCGCCGTTCGTCATCAGCTGTGGCTCCTGTGAGTTCTGCCGGAAGGGACTGCACACGTCGTGTGTGAACGGTGACTCGTGGGGCGGCGACAACGGCGGCTGTCAGGGCGAGTACATCCGGTGTACCCAGGCCGACGGGACGCTCGTGCGGGTCCCCGACCGCTACGCCGACGACGAGGAGGTCCTGCAGGCACTGCTTCCCCTGACCGACGTGATGGGGACGGGCCACCACGCGGCCATCAACGCGGGTGTCGAGGCCGGGTCGACCTGTGCAGTCGTCGGCGACGGCGCGGTCGGACTCTGCGGCGTCCTCGCGGCTCGACGGCTCGGTGCCGAACGCATCATTGCGCTGGGACACCACGAAGACAGATTGGAGATCGCCGAGGAGTTCGGCGCGACGGACCTCGTGACCGAACGCGGCGATGCGGCCATCGAGCGCGTGACGGAGCTGACGAACGGCGGCGTCAACCACGTGCTCGAATGTGTCGGTGCGGCGTCGGCGATGGAGACCGCGGCCGGCATCGCACGGCCCGGCGGGACCGTCGGCTACGTCGGCGTCCCACACGGCTTGGACGGTGGACTGGACGTGTTCTCCTTCTTCGGCAAGAACGTCTCGCTCCGGGGTGGCGTCGCGCCGGTCCGCGCGTACGCCGAGGAGCTGATGGCCGACGTGCTCCAGGGGACGCTCGACCCTTCGCCGGTATTCACGAAGACGGTCGACCTCGACGGCGTTCCGGAGGGCTACCGGGCGATGGACGAACGGGAGGCCGTGAAGGTCCTCGTCGAACTCTGA